A window of the Sphingomonas piscis genome harbors these coding sequences:
- a CDS encoding (2Fe-2S)-binding protein — MIVCVCNAIREEEIRGVAKCGARCPRSAYAALGCEPQCGTCLDYAQEIIDEVHVEARTPERIAA, encoded by the coding sequence ATGATCGTGTGCGTCTGCAATGCCATTCGCGAGGAAGAGATCCGCGGGGTCGCCAAGTGCGGCGCGCGCTGCCCGCGATCTGCCTACGCGGCACTCGGCTGCGAGCCCCAATGCGGCACCTGCCTCGACTATGCGCAGGAGATCATCGACGAAGTTCACGTCGAAGCACGCACGCCGGAGCGGATCGCCGCCTGA
- the bfr gene encoding bacterioferritin, which produces MKGNPRVIELLNDALKAELTAINQYWLHYRLLDNWGVKKLADYERHESIDEMKHADRFSERILFLDGLPNFQALNRLRIGETVEEILKADLEAEYEAVEMYRNSVAECEALRDYASRDLFSEVLRNEEEHVDFLETQFEMIRQMGLPNYIQLQSEAAED; this is translated from the coding sequence ATGAAGGGCAATCCGCGGGTCATCGAGTTGCTGAACGACGCCCTCAAGGCCGAACTCACCGCTATCAACCAATATTGGCTCCACTACCGCCTGCTCGACAATTGGGGCGTCAAGAAGCTCGCTGATTACGAGCGTCACGAGTCGATTGACGAGATGAAGCATGCCGACCGCTTTTCGGAGCGCATTCTTTTTCTCGACGGCCTGCCGAACTTCCAGGCGCTGAACCGGCTTCGGATCGGTGAGACGGTCGAGGAGATCCTGAAAGCGGATCTGGAAGCCGAATATGAGGCGGTCGAAATGTACCGCAATTCCGTCGCGGAGTGCGAGGCGCTGCGCGATTATGCCTCCCGCGACCTCTTCTCGGAAGTGCTCCGAAACGAGGAGGAGCATGTCGACTTCCTTGAAACGCAATTCGAAATGATCCGGCAGATGGGCCTGCCTAATTATATCCAGCTGCAGTCCGAGGCGGCCGAGGACTGA